From the Aspergillus puulaauensis MK2 DNA, chromosome 1, nearly complete sequence genome, the window GGTAAGGTGAAGTGAGAGCAAGGGGAAGACAGTAGTTATAAAGGCGATTTTCTACAGATTGTGAAGTTAGCTTGTAGCCATCAGCCTATGCGGTATGGGGCTGTGCGTTTGATGGAGCTGGACTGCGGTCATATTGAGGTCCGTGTTAGTAGTAGACTGGGGATCGTTGAAGCAGTGGATCAACCAGTCCTTccacccagcagcggctTTCCCGTCCCCCTAACAATCGAAAGCGCGGCCACTTAAAGCTTTTATACTGCGAAGggtttaataataaatagcgATTGGTATAAGATCTATATGTTCTTCCTTCTGCCTGTGAAACCGACTGTGCCCCAGCTTACGCGGCCGGATTTACTCTCGGGCCGTTCAGGGTGTCTCCGTCGATTCCTCCGCATCGCGATAGAGActccagcatcctcatcgcaGTCTCCAATTCAATCGCCATTTTCTCGGGGTACTAGAGCTGACGGGCATTGCTCTTGATGGGGTTCGCTTCTCTTAAAAATACTGGTATAATCCGCGACGCATCGACGAGAGGGAGCTAGACCGAGAAAGGACAGCATGGACTCTTTCGCCATCACGGAGGGCATGCTTCCCCAGCCCGACAACCAAGATGCCCGTGCCGCTGACTCGGGGAACAGCGGTGCCCTTCCTGAGGGTGCCAATAAGTTTCAACGTGCCATTTCAGCTTGGAGAGGTACTATCCTACCGAAAACGAGTCTACGCTACCTTGAAGTTCTTGGCGACTGACCCTCCTGGTTCTTATCACCATAGGTATCGACTTATCCAGTACTCTCGCAAAGCTAGACGGCACCGCGTCGGATATTGTCGCTGAACAGCGAGACGCACTAGTCCAGAGAAAGGACCTCGCGCAAAAAACGAAAGACTTTCGGAAGCTTGACGATGCCTCCAAGCTGGGGGAATACAAAGGTCTTCTGAAAGGTTAGATTACCCCTCGCCTTGCTCTTAGAGATAACCCCCCTTATTAATGCGCACCGGTTAGCCTACCAAGGTTTCATCGACCTCTTGACAAATCAGGGAAAGTCGTCCTCGTCTGCTTTCTTACAGCTATACTCGTCTTTGTCCGAAGCCCCAGATCCATACCCCCTTCTCGAGACCTCAATCGACTCGCTCGTACTTGCCGAAGAAACAGTCCCCAAATTGACTTCTGAGCGCGATCAGCTCCAGGGCTCTGTCGACCGCCTCACCTCCCAGTTAGACGATACCGAGAAGCGACTGCAAGAAGAGCGTGCCGCGAGAaagaagttggaggagaaccAGGACACCAAAATCACAGAAATTGAGACGTCGTGGTCAGCGGTTCTAACGGAGAAAACCAACAATTGGAcggccaaggagaagagctTAGAAGAGAAAGTGGAGAACCAGGAACGCTTGATAAAGGAGCTCAAGGCGAGCTACGAGGTTTCACAACGCTTAGGTCAAAACGACGAAGGTGGCGACCAATCTCAACATGGTGCCTCGGCCGCAGAACTGGAATTGGTATCTAACGAGCTGGAAAAGACTAGCCTGAGATTGGCAGAAATAGAGGGACGAAACGAACAATTGAGGCTTGAGCTGGCTCAAGCTGTCTCACAttcgaaagaagagcaaactGCATCTATCGATGACGACCCCGCGTATCTCCGTCTCCAATCGGAGAACTCCTCTTTGTTGCGGAAATTGGATGCCGCACGGTTCGACCGAGAATCCGAACGCCATACATGGGAGGCCAAATTCTTGCAATCGGAGAGACAGGGCACGAAGGTTGCTACAGAAAGGGAAGAACTAAAGGCACGATTAGCGAAGGTTGCGGACTATGAAGACATTCGCCGCGAGCTGGAGATGATCAAGGTACGTCTAATATCTGGGAATGTATTTCTGACTCTAACCTCATTGTTTTAGTCCATCGAATTCTCagctggtgatgatgacgatgctGGGGATCTCACAGAGGGGGCTGCTGCTAATGGCACCGCTGACAAGACTAAAGAGGGCGGGAAAAACAGCTCCCTAGAACAGCTACTGTTAGCGAGGAACAAAAAGCTTACTGACGAGCTAACTATCCTACGTGTCTCGCACCGTGACCTGCAGGGTCAGCTGGAAGTCCTCCGTGAAGATGTATCCACCACTAAGGAAGAACTGGAGAAATCGCAAAACCTCTCCACCACCCTCGAAAATGACCTTCTTCGTTTGCAGCAGGAGGCAGCCA encodes:
- a CDS encoding CCAAT displacement transcription factor COY1 (BUSCO:EOG09261OXD;~COG:U;~EggNog:ENOG410PFYG;~InterPro:IPR012955;~PFAM:PF08172;~TransMembrane:1 (o692-710i);~go_component: GO:0030173 - integral component of Golgi membrane [Evidence IEA];~go_process: GO:0006891 - intra-Golgi vesicle-mediated transport [Evidence IEA]) codes for the protein MDSFAITEGMLPQPDNQDARAADSGNSGALPEGANKFQRAISAWRGIDLSSTLAKLDGTASDIVAEQRDALVQRKDLAQKTKDFRKLDDASKLGEYKGLLKAYQGFIDLLTNQGKSSSSAFLQLYSSLSEAPDPYPLLETSIDSLVLAEETVPKLTSERDQLQGSVDRLTSQLDDTEKRLQEERAARKKLEENQDTKITEIETSWSAVLTEKTNNWTAKEKSLEEKVENQERLIKELKASYEVSQRLGQNDEGGDQSQHGASAAELELVSNELEKTSLRLAEIEGRNEQLRLELAQAVSHSKEEQTASIDDDPAYLRLQSENSSLLRKLDAARFDRESERHTWEAKFLQSERQGTKVATEREELKARLAKVADYEDIRRELEMIKSIEFSAGDDDDAGDLTEGAAANGTADKTKEGGKNSSLEQLLLARNKKLTDELTILRVSHRDLQGQLEVLREDVSTTKEELEKSQNLSTTLENDLLRLQQEAANAFPSSAMSVAGTYASKYPHSSRKGGVSPTSSIISGFDQSTMSSNTMDAIRAGEPVGGGSGLLPMIQAQRDRFKKKNSELEEDLSKLYGTVKSLRQEVASLQKDNLNLYEKTRYVSTYNRGHGSSSSASAYANKPSVSSIHPSADTPSGLSVDRYQSAYEAQISPFAAFRGRESTRAYKRMSLPERVVFSLTRIILANRTSRNVFAGYCFALHILLFVMLYMMSTMQIESHSAASLGASASMAMNGGSGSSNSYDGQLDGDDWQQEGFNQAG